The DNA window ggcctaaacttcggaaggtttcctgaggtgaacgaagaagaatgccgaggttgtccacctctgttggtaaaatattttaaagggaagacgagtgtagtaatgcaagacttggagactgcttttttgaaatgtagagataaggaagatgcctggaagatggggctggtatgcttgatttgccagtacctattttcatttgacccaaggagggtGGTATTTGCCAAAATCCTCCACATGGTCGAAGACGAGGAAAGTTTCCTCCGATTTCCTTGGGGGAAGGTGACCTTcagagccaccctcaagggtttgaacaagaacatgagacatctcagtcacaaatattataagaagaagaaggaaaagaGTACTGATCCTTATGCTTCTTttgtttataacatttatgggtttgcactggcatttcaagtgtggacatatgaggtcatcaaaggttttgttcctaaatttgctagaaagaatgagcttaatgatcctctacgcccaaggttgttagtctatcattccaacaggaagaaCACCTTGATCGAGATAAAGACTGCCCTGGAGACAACGGatctgactgagatggaagagtcctccatggagaagaggttatacagtggtgaggactttgaacaaatagatgagtcaactgatgaattttttgagggatttacagaaAGGAAGTTAGTGAAGGAggattatgatgatgaagaggaggGAAGTGAACCTGAGGATGAACATGAAGAACCTACTTCCAAACCAAACACCCGGAAGAGAAAGGCTGCGCTTAATCTCAAAGAAGCCGTAAacctgaagaggaagcttgcttatgaatctaGTCCTGCCAACATTCCTAGCCCCCCATCCGCTACTAGTCCTGGATTACCTCCAACATCTTCTGTTGAATGTAAATGTGAAGAGCTGAAAGAGGAGGTAAAAGCGCTGAAGGAGGAGCTCATCAAAGAGGTGAAGGAGGAGCTCAAAGAGATGAAAACAGCTTACGAAGAAACTCAAACAAATCACAAGGCTTATATGAAAAAGTTGGTTGTTAGTATGTGCGAACAGTTATTAGCCAAATCCAACCAAAGGATGGCCAGTTTAATTGTCAAATTAGATAGTATGGAggaggagaggaagaagaagaagagcaaattGGAAAAGAAGGGCAAGACTGAGGTAAGATAAAGATACTtatcgcttcgttaagtacttaacgcttcgttaagtacttaacgcttcgttaagtacttatcttttgttgttcttaactaaccacactgttgttttatttttgcaggaagggaatgtggaggagatgaagacgaatgacatggagatgaaggatgggaaggtggaggaggagagtgagaaggtggaggatataaCTGAAGTAAGTTTTACTTAGTGAAgtcaaatgttgtttcgggaagtaaacgctgaccacactgttgttttctttttgcaggatgggaaggtggaggagatgatgacgaatgagatggagatgaaggatgggaaggtggaggaggagagtgtgaaggtggaggataaaacTGAGGTAAGTTTTGATTAGCGAAGTCATAtgtttcgggaagtaaacgTTGACCACACTGTTATTCTATTTTTGCAGGATAGGAAGGCGGAGGATAGTGTGGTGAAGGTGGACGAGACTGAGAataatgtgaaggtggatggtggggagattgagactgatgtgaaggtggatggtggtgagactgagaataatgtgaaggtggatggtggggagattgagactgatgtgaaggtggatggtggtgagattgagaatgatgtaaaggtggatggtggggagattgagactgatgtgaaggtggatggtggggagatgttGCTCTCCGATATGATgcaagaaataattgagaaaaagaaggataaggtcaaggttgagaaggttgagaaggttgagaagaaagccAAGGTTGGGAAGGTTAAACTCAAGGTTGggaaggttgagaagaaagtcaaggttgagaaggatGCCACGGATGGGAAGGATGAGAACGATGGGAAGGATGGGAAGGATTCGAGGGATGGGAATGATgagaacgatgatgatgatttccaattatacaacactccacctaaaggagtagttcccaaaaaaagagtgaggaagcagaagaaagatgaagactacaccaacccttctttgtcaaaacagCCAAAGACGAATGATCCATTAACTAtcaatccccttcaaaaatttgatgatgagttgttgGTTCAATTACAGAATTGGTTGAAAGATGAAGCTACCAATGATGAGACAAAGACTGTGTTTACTTGCGAAGCACGAAAGAAGttgtttgttagagttctaacaaagtccacatggcttaaagatcctGTAAGTGttgcatttcatattaattctttaacttaTGAATAAGGTTTTTGATATATGCTGCCTTTTCCCCCATTTTGTAGGAAATCGACGCAGTCTGCCACTTGTTGCGCAAAAGGATTGAGCaatatcccaagacatataaacatTGTAAAGTATCAATAGGGGATTGCTTATTAGCAGATATGATGAGGCGAGAGTACCCGAACTATAAAAAAGATCCTGAAAAATTTCCAATATCAGACGTCTTTTCTCAGTACTTCTGGGGAGCGCCTCATAGACATATGCCAGAATGGCCACTAGTAGACGATATTTACGTGCCTTTGAACATTGGCAACAAGCATTGGGTACTGTGCGTCGTTCGTGTACAAGATAATCACATTGACGTTTATGACTGCGACTCGAGTATTTATAGGAATCTCGATCCATACATGAGACCTTTGTGTGAGATGTTTCCACGAATATATGCAATGGGAGCCAGTGATGCTGAGCTACAACGGTatcctaatttcaatttccagaAACTGACATATAAAAGGTTGCCACACCCAGTCAAAAATGCAGTCGCCAAAAATGGGGAAGTCCCTAGAGCAGCAGAAAGTGGGGATTGTGGTGTATTTATGCTTATGCACATGGAATACTTGACTGCTGGTTTAGGTGTAGAGAAGGTGACTTCCAATGAAATGGAGTTTTTTCGACAAAAGATGGCGGtccggttatttcatcaaattacagaaccttagtttgtattgtaatcgtttattgatttttggatAGAACTTGACTTGTGCTTATGTATTCTGAACTTGTATTACTTTTTGGGTAGAACTTCAACTTAAGTTACAtttcatgttaaaatatttgtagtttTAATGTAGTCTGGTTGGTTGGTAGTCTGATATTTAAAAACCAAAGAATTGAACATATAAATCAATGTACCAAGTAACTAACTTAAACTCACTTAAACCAAGTTTTACTTAACGAAGcgcttaacgaagcgttaagtacttaacgaagcgttaagtacttaacgaagcgttaagtacttaacgaagcgttaagtactccTACAGTACACAGATAAACTAGATACAACATACAgattacaacttatccgattacaacttatccgattacaacttatccgagttcaacttatccgagtacaacttatccgagtacaacttatccaaaacataatacaacttatccaaaacataatacaaattatccaaaacataatacaacttatccaaaacacttatacaacttatcccaatcaatctaaaggctcatattgttgagatgatggctcgtgctgttgagaagatgagtcatgatgcttagatgatgatgcttttgcagtagatggagcaggcatgactgctttgcatgtggccctattatgtcctagtccaCCACATGAGGTGCATCGTCTCGGAGCCTTACGTACCTCACCTtgagatgacctacgctttgtttgtggacgccctttcttaaccttcacaggtggttttagacatacgcgttccttgatcatttctggaatatcccaatcgtcttcatcaccagcagggtaacatgtctccgcatatgcattcatccaagattcagttgtgtaatatctgtaagaatggaaaataaaacgattaaacaattggttaaatagattgaacatgtgagctgaataataccttgaacaaaagtcataacaaaccaaattgcggtgacgggcagcagccattgcatgagtacaaggaagaccagaaacttcaaataccctacaagtgcagttcatgtctttcaaattgactttaaaatgagactgattgtcatgcacataaaactcgaatcggttaagcgatgatactgtatagaatctagccttctcgaatccctcacgtaaccacttttcatatgttggagataacacttctcggtggttggacgctctttcttttctctcattaaaccaaccttgtattgtcaatcttaaatactcggccattgaggaaatggggtactttctggcttccctgctctgactattaaaactctcagcataattgcttgttagttgattgtatcgcttaccggggaaaaatgctctactccatctttgaaatccaatttcttccaaataggcagcaatcctattatctttaacccttatcttgtcaaaaaaacGATTGAATTCGTGGAcggtgtacgcacgagaagccatatcaaactccatatgacaattatcagttttgaatttcgcgttgatattcatctttatgtgatatgtgcacgcaccgtggtatgcttctggaaaaacagcacataaggcattggcgatgcttgggtgtctatcggatacgaagacgagatcatcaactaatccaattgcttctctcaatttttgcataaaataagtccaagagttattattctctgaatcaacaactccgaatgcgacaggatataattgttcattagcatctaatgcaatagccaccaatagttgacctcccaccttgtgcttaagaaaactggcatcaacacacaatacgggacgacaaaatgctttgaaacccctaatagagaggcctagggacatgaacatatacttgaagtgcccGACCTCGTCTgtttggatgtctgttatggtaccaggattatgcttctccaacatgtataagtatgagggtaatttttcatatgaatcctcaaccgttcctcgcaccgccactaatgccatttccctagccctccaagccttattataagtcaaatttacCCCATAAGTtgcctgcatgtcttcaattattttcttaggcaagtgattatggtgatggtccatatacttactcttcacgcactgcccaataacccatgctggtgtttgcatttttttctctggCCTAGAtagaactgagcatgagtgttgttggtcgaatttccggatctcaaacatctcagataatttacctttcacggcacgcaatctccacttgcatttctcatccaaacatttcacataccaaagatgttttcttgacttctccaccttgaattcaaaatgattagccatcgcatatttatatagcatcagttgtagttcttttttattttcaaacaaggcaccgacttccaatacagtttcagtagttaacgccaacgcaaatgaggggtctgtcggtgatatgtctgtcggtgatatgtctgtcggtgatatgtctgtcggtgatatgtctgtcggtgatatgtctgtcgatggtgtaccaaatgatgatcttcttgcactacatGGTatacccaatgatgatcttcttgcactagtaggTGTACCCGTTGATGCTCTTCTCGCACTATGTGGTGTAGGTATCGatgcatgcaagtcctgagtaagtgggatgtgaggcaaagagttatctccggcttcattactttcaacaaagaccTCCGAGGGTAAAGCTTCTGGTACAATTTTCTGAGTAAATTGTGGGagaatactttcttgagttgggtaggtaagtagtgatatcttttctttagtaaattgtgacttctctactacagacacaaacaatggtgacacagttctacccaaaatcaagcgtgataaatatatgttcagatcctcatcatcttcaataaaaacgggtttaggatttgtgatattcggaatatcatacttcacttgcagcactaaatcataggtagatttctgcacttgaagtctttcatggagtttatcaattaattcagcataacgagtactttggggtaaatccaatgttttgattgaagaggcatcaaaaaaccatattccattagcatcaactttccactctccattatagaaaacgaaaacttcggcTGCAAGAAAAATTGGAAACGGGATAATTAATACTGTGAAATGGaaacccttcgcgaaacgggaagtacttagcgaaacgggaagtacttagcgaaacgggaagtacttagcgaaacgggaagtacttcgcgaaacgggaagtatcatcagatgaaaccctaaacaacgcagtgattcgaaaatgcataaatgaacaacaataaacttgaaatacataaacttaccaattgttacagtgcttgtgctcgtcgtggagctcattgaGTGCCGCCGTTGAACTCCGTCGCCGGCgagattagagagaaggaggagaaaagcggaagggaagagagagaagaagaagaaaagaaatgaaaaaaagatggccggattttattatataataagggtattctggacttttcacagcgtctcacttcgcgaaacgcgaagtcccttcgcgttacgcgaaaagggtaatttcgtccaaaaaaaattaagtggtcaccagatcaatttcaattatctgGTGACCACGGAGGCAATTTCCCTTATttgtagggtcatttcgtccaatttccctaTTTATCCTACGTAGTACCTGTGTTCTtgaaaagattttaataaaataattataattttaatcggaaaataaatataaatatagatattttatattatattataattttaaaatacatcttttaaatttaaaattaataattaagatcacaaattttaaatttttttattttttattatccatCTAATTCAATTTTTCATTCCTTCGTccctttaatttgaatttacatATTCTATCACATCTTATCTTTCAAAAAAATCACCATTAACACAATCATTCCTTCAATCCATCAAATTCGCATCCACATATACCACCATCATTATCATTTTACGAATGAAGACGACAAATTAGCAAAAACTTAGTATAATTGTGcgcataaattttatttgaggTTAAGTGTTGCTAATAAAAGAAAAGGCAAAGCAATATGCATTAAAGGAGAGTGTTTTAAGATACAACATGGAATTAGGCATCCCAACCTAATGTGGAGAGGTCTACCAACCATTTCAACCACTCAATTTCAAGATGCAGTTAAggatcaaagaaaaaaaattgggttaaaaaaacatgaaattaaTGACAACGGAAATTGAActaagaaaaaacatttataacattatGTCATGTGACACGGGCTACAATAATAAccaattttaaaacattacatTCTAAACTTAAAAAGTTATTTGCCTCAAAGTGACTCGACATTATCTTTGAACATTTTGCTCCATTCGCAACTCGTCATATTATGACCACCTTCTACCATCACATTGTGCATTTGCTTCATCTGACTCATCATTATCGACCAACACCTACCATCACTTTGAACATTATGCACTAACAAACTCATCATTATTGGCCaccttttaccctcactttgggTATTTTGCTCAAACTGATTCGTCATTATTGATCACAATATATCCtcattttatcatttgattCATTTCGAACCACTATTCCCTTAATCTCTCAAATTCACACCCACGTATACTACAATCattgtcattttaatatttataatacccTTCTAAAATCTCACCATTTAATTTCCTTAATCCCTCACATTCAAGGTgaaaatcataatataaattGGAGAATGTGAAAACCCTAAAAGAAGTTGGATACGATTCATAttgaaactattttttattaaaattaatatcacaACGGTGAGATGTTGTGTTAACATCTTCAAGGGAATAAACCATTATccgaaagaaaaaaaataagaaaattaaaactcgtgaaatatcaatttaaagataaaataaaataccttTTTTAAAAGCAATGTATGATTTACAATATGTTTGCCACCTCAAGTTGAtggtaaaataatcaaaattcaaaGTCAATGATAAGAAGGTGATTTATCTAATATAATCGATAACATGAAAGTTAAAAGAAGAACTCACAATCCATAACAAATCGTAGATGGATAGCGCCAAGTACATACAAAATATACATCGAACAGAAAATGATAAAAGGAGGCGTGTACTGATCATTAGGGTTACATCATGTTAAATACAATACTACTATTTGGCCTTGACCTGCACAACAATTTTTAGGGCTTTGTGTTTTCGCAcatgaaatgaaattaaataagataataatctgatttactaattatatattgattagtatattttcataatttattatatatatcatattacttaatcatttattaataaagtgtcacttaatcttatttatttgaattttattcaCTACAACAAAACCTGCTTTTGGTGACACATAATTGtcaacgcatattaagcgtggTAAAAATCtaccaaaaaataaatagttttgcCCACCTTTAATATCTACTGTCacctttataaattttattttatttatatttttgaaaatccttataaacaaataaattatataacatttagttttaatatattttatgtttaacaatataattcttttaactaatgaaagaaaattatataattatttttatctcaaaacataaattatttatattttgagtgaattaaatattaatttattattgatattaagttaattaaatataattattttttaaaacaaataagtgtgaagttaaaaaaatgataatataaaagcaaataaaataaatttaagaatacacaaattttggttaattaaataaattggggtcaattataataatcagtttatatcttctttcgtgCAGAAttcagagagagaaaagagTAAAAGGAGATCGGGGCCAAGTGGAGAGATAATCTCTCTTTGAAGTACCTTTTCACGTTTTGAGATCTCCTAGTTCGTTATCTGAGGATTTGAATCTATCTTCAACGTCTTAAATTTCAACTCTATTTCAATACTTCGAGGTCGGTAATCGGTTTGTTCGCGAAGACGCTTCATCTCCTCTATCAGGTTAGGGTTTTAACTTTTACAATTGTTTATGATTCATTCTTCTTTCTGTCTTTTAAGATCCAATTTCAAGTTCGGACTTGGCTCAATTTCTCAC is part of the Impatiens glandulifera chromosome 1, dImpGla2.1, whole genome shotgun sequence genome and encodes:
- the LOC124941032 gene encoding uncharacterized protein LOC124941032 — protein: MTLQIGLFASVMAETTVPDFPGRISWKSALCLKKIVMKFEEMDLVEKVYNTQFRYIVSAPVLQFSGTIEGGICQNPPHGRRRGKFPPISLGEERKLVKEDYDDEEEGSEPEDEHEEPTSKPNTRKRKAALNLKEAVNLKRKLAYESSPANIPSPPSATSPGLPPTSSVECKCEELKEEVKALKEELIKEVKEELKEMKTAYEETQTNHKAYMKKLVVSMCEQLLAKSNQRMASLIVKLDSMEEERKKKKSKLEKKGKTEDRKAEDSVVKVDETENNVKNWLKDEATNDETKTVFTCEARKKLFVRVLTKSTWLKDPEIDAVCHLLRKRIEQYPKTYKHCKVSIGDCLLADMMRREYPNYKKDPEKFPISDVFSQYFWGAPHRHMPEWPLVDDIYVPLNIGNKHWVLCVVRVQDNHIDVYDCDSSIYRNLDPYMRPLCEMFPRIYAMGASDAELQRYPNFNFQKLTYKRLPHPVKNAVAKNGEVPRAAESGDCGVFMLMHMEYLTAGLGVEKNLTCAYVF